Sequence from the Granulicella sp. L56 genome:
TTGGCGGTGGAATGCACGCAGGCGCCATCGAAATCTGGACGGACGTCAATGGAATCATGACGACCGATCCTCGCATCTGCCCGGATGCGCTTCGCGTCAAGACGATCAGCTTTGAAGAGGCGGCGGAACTGGCCTACTTCGGGGCGAAGGTGTTGCATCCCGCCACGATTCTTCCTGCCGTCCAGAAGAGCATTCCCGTCTGGGTGTTGAACTCGCGTAATGCCGAGAACGAAGGCACCAAGATCACTGCCATGGCTCCGAAGTGCGCCAGTCCCTTCAAAAGCATTGCGGCGAAGAAACGGCTGACCATCATCGATGTCGTCGCCAGCCGGATGTTGATGTCGCACGGATATCTCAAGGCCGTCTTCGACGTCTTCGATAAGTACAAGTGCGCGATTGACATGGTTTCGACCAGCGAGGTGAGCATCTCGTTGACGGTGGACTCGAATGAGAAGCTGCCGGAGATCTGCGAAGAGCTGGGCAGGATCGCAGACGTAAAATACGAAGGCCGCAAGGCGCTGGTATGCCTGGTGGGCGAGGATATTCGCGGCCACAACGGCATCGCCGGACAGGTCTTCAGCGCGGTCAGCCACATCAACGTGCGAATGATCTCTCAGGGCGCAAGCGAGATCAACATGAGCTTCATGATCGACGAGGAAGATGTCGAAGAGGCCGTGCGCAGCCTGCACAAGCAATTCTTCGCCGATCCGGACGAGACCGTTTTTGATGTGGCGGCTCGTGTTCCAGTTGCAGTCAAAGCGTAAGAGAGGAACACATGCGGATATTGGTCTTAGGACAGGGCAAGACGGGAAAACTGGTAGCCGCAATCGCAGCGGAACGCGGTCACGGAGTCCATGTGCTGGACGCCAAGGAAAATGCGAATGCATCCGCGCTGACTCCACCTTTTGTTGCTGGGTTCGATGTTGTCATTGACTTTACTGCGCCGGAAGCTGTGGGGCAGAACATGCGTGCCTGCCTCGCGACGGGCGCGAAGATGGTGATCGGCACAACTGGCTGGTATGACAAACTGCCCGACATGAAGGCCCTTGCGGACCGCAAGCAGGCGGGTCTGTTATACGGGACAAATTTTTCCATCGGCGTTCAGGTGTTATTTCAGTTGGCAGCAAAACTAGGCGAGTCACTGAAGAATGCCGGGTACCAGTTTTCGATTGAGGAAACGCATCACGTCACCAAACTGGATTCGCCCAGTGGAACCGCGATCACGCTGGCGACAGTCGTAGAAACGGCTTCGGGCTACCAGAAAGTTCCTATCGAATCGAAGCGCGAAGGCGATGCTCCCGGCACCCATGTTCTCGTAGCGCAGAGCGATGCGGACAGGCTTACGCTGACCCACGAGTCGTTCTCGCGGCGTGGATTCGCCGAAGGCGCAGTGCGCGCAGCCGAGTGGCTTTCGTCTCGCAAAGGCTGCTACGACTTTCAAAATATTTATACGCAGATTTAGGTCTGCATCGAATCGGGGAATGCCATGAGCACAATGGAAGCAGTAACAGCGAAGTTTGCGGATTTAGCGTTTGACCAGAAGCTGGACCGACTGGCTGAAGTAGCTGTAAAGGTTGGGTTGGGGCTGCGCGCGGGTCAGGAACTCATCATGTCTGCGCCCATGGAAGCGCTGCCGCTGGTGCGGCGCATCACAGAACATGCTTACAAAGCTGGCGCGTTGCTGGTGACGACATTTTATGGCGATGATCCGTCGGTGCTCGCCCGGTTTGCCTATGCTCCTGATGCCAGCTTCGACTACGCGCCGAAGTGGTTGCAGGATGGCATAGCCGAGGGATTCCGAAGCGGAGCAGCACGGCTAGCTATTGCGGGGGCGAATCCTGCGCTGCTGGCAAAGCAGGATCCGGCGAAGGTGGCACGGGCGAATGTTGCGGCCTCAAAGGCAGGCAAGCCTGCGATGGAGTTGATTACCCGCCATGAGATCAACTGGACGATCATTGCCTATGCGACGCCGGAGTGGGCAAAGCTGGTGTTTCCGAATGATCCCGAAGATGTCGCCGTCGCTAAGTTGTGGGAGGCGATCTTTGTTGCCTCGCGCATCAATGCGGACGATCCGGTCGTCGAGTGGCAGCAGCATGGCGAACGCTTGAAGAAGCGCGTCGATCTGCTGAATGCAAAACGCTTCTCTGCCCTTCATTTCAAGGGGCCCGGAACGGACCTGACTGTTGGACTGGCTGACGATCATCTTTGGGCTGGTGGTGGAACGACCGCCGGAAACGGCGTCTATTGCCAGCCCAATATTCCTACCGAGGAGTGCTTCACGACTTCGCACATGAATCGCGCGAATGGGACGGTGCGGGCGTCGAAGCCGCTCTCGCATCAGGGCACCCTGATTGAAAATATTACGGTGCGGTTTGACGGCGGAAAAATCGTAGAAGCGACCGCAACGGCTGGTGAGGACGTGCTCAACCGGTTGATCAGCACGGACGATGGCGCAAGGCGGTTGGGAGAGGTGGCGCTGGTGCCTCATTCCTCGCCGATTGCGCAGAGCGGTGTGCTCTTCTGGAACACCTTGTTCGACGAAAATGCCGCAAGCCACATTGCATTGGGACAAGCGTATTCGACCTGCCTGATTGGCGGCGAAAAGATGGACGCGGAAGAGCTGGCCAAGCGCGGCGCGAATGCCAGCCTGATCCATGTGGACTGGATGATCGGTTCCGGGGCGATGGATGTAGATGGCATCGCTGCGGATGGAACGGCTGAACCGTTGATGCGTAAGGGCGAGTGGGTGTAGTTAACCCGCATTCACAACAGCAATCACAAGCGAAGACAAGGTAAACTGCAACCACTATGGAACTGATGGGATGTGGAACGGCGCTGGTCACTCCTTTTCGCAAGGATGGCGGCGTAGATGAGCCTGCGCTTCATGCGCTGGTGAACTGGCAGATCGAGAGCGGAATTGATTTTCTGGTTCCCTGCGGCACTACCGGCGAGGCTTCGACTCTGACCGAAGCTGAGTGGCTTCGCGTCATCGAGTTGGTGGTTGCGACCACGGCAGGACGAGTTCCGGTGTTTGCCGGGTGTACGCATAATGCGACCCATGAAGCTGTAGCCAAGGCGCGGAAGCTGGCACAGGTTCATGGGCTCACAGGAATCTTAACGGCGAATCCTTATTACAATCGCCCGGGACAAGAGGGGCAGTATCAACACTTCAGGGCAGTCGCCGAAGCGGTGGACCTGCCAGTCCTGCTCTACAACATTCCGGGGCGAACGGGCGCGAATCTGGAGCCGGCTACCGTGTTGAGGTTAGCGGAGTTGCCCAACGTCATTGGCATCAAGGAATCCAGCGGAAATCTGGCGCAAATTACTGAGCTGCTAACTACGGCTCCGCGGAATTTTAAGGTCTTTGCCGGAGATGATGGAATTGCGTTGCCGGTAATTTCCCTGGGCGGAAGCGGATTGATTTCGGTGGCCTCCAATGCCATTCCGGGGCAGATGTCGCGGATGATTGGGGCAGCCATGGAGAACGATTGGGTGGGCGCGCGGCGGATCAATCGACAGTTCTTCCAATTGATGCAGGCGCACTTCTGGGAGGCCAATCCTGCGCCCATCAAGGCTGTGCTCTCCCTACTGGGGCGATGCGAAGATGTTTTGCGGCTGCCCATGGTGCCGGTTTCTGCAGCTACGCGTCGCAAGCTGGAGTGCATGGTGGGAGAGCTTGGCCTTCTGGTAGGTGTTCCGGGAACCGGCGAAGATCTGCGAATGTTCTAAAGCTTCATATCAATCAACATTTTAAGAAAAAGGTGACAAGTGAGTCTGGACGGAACGTTGCAGGAGCGGATTGAGCATTGGTTTGCGCAGGGTGCGGCTGCGGTAGGGAACAAAGAGGCTGAGGCCGCGTTTCTTGAGTTGCGGCGTGGACTCGAAGCGGGTGAATTGCGCTCAGCAGAGCCGGATGATTCGCCTTTAGGTTGGCGCGTCAATGCGTGGATCAAAAGAGGTATCCTCCTTGGTTTCCGACTGGGAGCGTTGGTGGAGATGGGGTCGACCGAGGGACTTTCTTTTGTGGACAAAGAGACCTATCCGGCGCGACGGTTTGCCGTGGAAGACGGGGTACGGGTGGTTCCGGGCGGCTCCAGTGTCAGAGCGGGAGCCTTTGTTTCTAAAGGGGTCGTCCTGATGCCCCCGGCTTACATCAATGTGGGAGCGTATGTAGATGAGGGGACGATGGTGGACTCTCATGCGCTGGTGGGGAGCTGCGCGCAGATTGGCAAGATGGTGCATCTGAGCGCGGCAGCGCAGATCGGCGGCGTGCTGGAGCCGGTGAACGCGAGCCCCGTCATTATTGAGGATGGTGTGCTAGTAGGCGGAAATACCGGGGTCTATGAGGGTACGGTCGTGCGGAAGCGTGCGGTTCTGGCGGCTGGCACGGTGTTGACGCGTGGAACTCCGGTCTACGATCTGGTGCGTGGAGAGGTGTATAAGGCGACCGCTGAGATGCCGCTGATTATCCCAGAAGGGGCGGTGGTGGTGCCGGGTTCGCGCGCTGTCAACAAAGGAAAAGGGCAGGAGTGGGGGTTGAGCATCTCTGCTCCAGTGATCGTCAAGTATCGTGATGAAAAGACCGAGCTCTCTCTGGTCTTAGAGGATATTTTGCGCTAATACCGAGGCTCGAAAATGCAGTTCGAGGTTGAATCTGTATGACCGGACGAATCATCCTCGCTGTGCTCTTTATGCTGAGCGGCATACTGCATTTCGTTCTGCCGCAGCCCTATCTTCGGATCATGCCGCCGTATCTGCCTTCGCCGTCGTTGCTCGTCGGCATCAGCGGGGTGGCGGAGATATTGGGTGGGATTGGGCTGCTGATTCCCCCGACCCGCCATCTGGCCGCCTGGGGGCTCGTGGCGCTGTTGATCGCTGTGCTGCCTGCCAACATCTATACGGCGACGGCTCATCTCGCGCTGCCCGGCCTGGCAGGCCAGAGCTGGGTTCAGTGGCTCAGAATTCCACTTCAGATTCCGCTTGTATATTGGGCGTGGCTCTATACGCGAGGCTAGATTGATATCTCTGCTGAAACCCATGTCCCAGAAGCGGGACATGGGGCACCCGGTTGAGTGTAAGCCGCGATGATTACAGGTGACGGGGACCGTAGTGGAGGTAGAAAACCACGGCTGAAGCTACGAGGCAATAGATCCCGAAGAGATACCAGCGGCCCTGTTCAAGCCAACTGCTGAGCCACTTCAAGGCAACCAGGCCGGCGAGGAAGGCGAAGACCATTCCCAGCAGGCTTGCGATCACGCTGCTGTGTAGATCGATGGGCCTTCCGCTGGCAGCGGCTTCGTGCGTCGCCTTCAATAGCCGCAGGGCTTCTTTGCCGATGGCGGCGGGAGTGAGGATGACGGCGAGGGCGAAGCTGAAGCGCTCGGCCCGGTCCTTGCTGGCTCCCGTCAACATGCCGGTGGAGATGGTCGCGCCCGAGCGGGAGAAACCGCGAAAGGGCAGGCAGAGGCCCTGTACAGCACCGATCCAGCCTGCCTGTCGCATAGTGACGCTGTCGCCGTAGACCTGTTCGTGCGCGCCCATGCGCCGCTTTTCAATCAGTCCGGCGATAAGGATGAGGATGCCGGCTGCGGCAAGCGCGGGAGCGACCAGATCGAGCCGCCCGAAGAGAGATTCGATCTCGCCCTTACTCGCCCCGGCAAAGGCGGTCTTCTCGATGACTTTGATGATGGGATAGCCGATGATGGCGGTCAGGATCGAGGCCCAGATGGCACGGATGGCGAAGCGCTTGAAGGCGTCGGAGCTGGAGAAGTAGGTCCGCTTCCACTGGCTCCAGAAGTAGACGATCACGGCGAACATGGTGCCGGTGTGCAGCATGACCAACAGCAGCGTCATGGGCGGCGAGGAGGGGTCGAGGCCCAGCAGCTTCTCCGCGACGACGACGTGGGCGGAGCTGGAGACGGGTAGAAGCTCGGCGAGACCCTGCACTATGGCAAGAATGATCACTTGAAAAATTGGCATAGATCCATCCTAAATGGCGTCTCGATGATAAAGCAGCGAGTGCCTACGAGAGCATCTTTTCGAACACTGCCCAGGTTTTAATCCGCTCGAAACCTTCGCGCAGATAGAATCGGTGCGCTCCCTCGCGAGCGATGCGGGAGGTGACGCGAATCTTCGTGACTCCCTGTTCCCTGCCCCATGACTCGACCTCGGCGCAGAGCCGTTTGCCAATGCCGAGGCTCCGATGGGCTTCGCTGACGACGAGCCCGGTGATGAGTGCGAACGAGCACGATTGGAGTTCATGCATAAGGGTCACTTCGATCCAGCCGGCGATCTCGGTGTTGCCGGCAATCTTCAGGCAGGCAACAAATGCTGCATGACTGCCGATGTGTGAGGACAGTTGTACGATGCGTTGCGAGATTGCTTCGCTGGATACGTCATAGCCAAGCTGCGCGCTTAGCTCTGATATCGCTTGAGCGTCTTCGAGCAAGACGGGACGCACGATCAGAGAGGGACTACGAGGAGTCGCATCAGGACGGTCAGTCAAAGAATCGCTCATTATTCCATGTTTACATAGCTAAATAGCAGTTAGGAAGCGCTGTGGCCCGTGCACTGCAAGACGCCCAGATAGGCACTCCATGGACCAACTGCGTCACGATATTGGTGGGCCATCACGCGGGAGAGTTGGTGGAGATGGGTGAGATCGTGAACGGCCCAGGTCGACAAAAGCTCTGAGAGTGTCACCGGGCCAAAGGCCGGATGCCTTCCTCTGCGCGCCAGGTCTTCGGGCTGCAAATTCAGGGCATCGAGCGAAGCCAGATTTTCCTTCCGCAGACGGGCAAAATCGTCGAGCAACTGTTCGAGCGACTTGCCCTGGCTGGCCTTCAACTGCGCAAAGCGGTCAAGGGGATCGAATGGCCGGGCTTCGCCGCTCTCCAGCGTGATACGCACTCTGATCATCCAGTCAGTGCGCTCGACGAAGGCCAGATGGCCCACGATATCGAACGCACTCCAGGTCCCTTCTCCTTCGTTACGGCGCACCCAGATATCGGGGAGCTCTCGCAACAACGCATCGAGCACGGCGGGAGTGCGTGTGAGGACCGCGATGGTCTCGGGCAGGTTGCATTTGTTCTGGTTTGCCATGGCTCCATAGATACATGGGTTGCACTTTGAACTCAAGCGGCGATGCTCAATCGCGGTCGTCGCCGAAGATGGGGATCTGTTGCTGCACCTTGTAAGCGATAGCTGCGGCGCGGGCGGCATAGTCCGATTGCGGATACTTCTCTTTGAGTTCCTGAGCTATGGCGATGGCCCGCTGCCCGGCATCCTGCGAGTGCTTGCGGTCGTCCTGCACGGTATACATGGTGCTGGCTACGCCTTGACGGTAGGTCGCGTTGTAGAGAGCTTCTGCCGCTTTGGGGCCGTCGGGGTATCGCTGCGCGTATTTTTCGTAGAGGCCAGACTCCATCTCAGGACACTTGGGAAGACCCTGCCAGTCGCCGCAGAGCTTGTTGTCGAGCAGATCGTAGGCAGCGAGGGCAGCGTATTTGGTGTCGGGATACATCTTCATGACCTTCTTCATCTCGCCATCGTAGAGCTGGGGTCGAAGATAGGCCTCCTGCTCCTTGGCGCTGGGAAGGGTGCTGATGTCCACCTTCTCTAACTGCCAGCGAATATCTGCGGCTCGCCATGCGGCCGCCGGAGCAAAGGAGGACTGGGGAAAATAATCGGCAGCACGTTCGTAGAGGAGATGCGCCGCCTGCGCGGCTCCTTTCGGTGCATGAGCTTCAGCCGCTTCGGCCTCGAAGTTCGCCGCAGCACCATAGAGAATGGCGTCGCCGCCGGGAGTCGATGGAGTAACGACGCCCTTATCGCGAATCCAGCCTGAGGCCGGAGTAACAGTATCGTTGTCATCGGTGAATTCAGGCTTGTTCTCGTCGCTGGTGTCTTCGACATCGGTGTTGGCGAAGACCTGGATCCACGGGCCATTGCGCTGAACGATAACGACCTCGTGGCCGGGAGTAACGGTGGAGAGCTTCTGGGCGTCGGCATCGGCGGTGACATAGACGTTGGCCAGATGCAGCACAGTGGCGCGGGCGGCGCGATCATAACCGGACTTGTCCTTGGGCTTCTGCGCTGCCGCAATTCCGGCGGCAAACAACAGGGTTGCCGATACCGAGAGTATCAATCGTGACCGAAGAGTTCGCTGAAGCAGGAGAGCACGCATAGACGATTATTAGACGCTCCATTCAAGATTGGGGAGAGCCCGTACGCAATGATAGCGGCTAACGAAAGGAAATGCGGTTCAGGCGGTCACTGATTCGCGGGCAACGTGGACCCGGTCGCGACCAGCGTGTTTAGCATCGTACAACGCACGGTCAGCCAGACGAACAAGATCGGTCGCATCCTGGGCAGGAGCGGGATACATCGCGACGCCAATGGACACCGAAATCTGGCGCAGGGTCTCTCCCTTGGACCGTACGCGCAGCTTGCCGACGGCCTGCCGGATCAGCTCCGCGCGCTCGACGGCAGTCTCCTCGTTGGTCTCGGGAAGGATAATGATGAACTCCTCGCCTCCATAGCGGCAGACGACATCTTCGCTGCGTACCGACTGTCGGAAACACTCGGCGACCTCGCGGAGAACGGTATCGCCCGCCTCGTGGCCGAAGGTGTCGTTAAAGGCCTTGAAGTGATCCACGTCGAGCATAAGGACAGCCAGAGGAGTCGTGCTGCGGAGAGCGCGATGTACCTCGCGCTCAAGAGCGATTGCCATGAAGTGGCGATTGAACAGCCGTGTAAGGCCATCGCGAATGGATTGATTTTCAAGCTTCGCCCGCAGATTGAGACCTGCGATGGTCATCGCTGCCAGTTCTACTGTCTCGCTGATCTGAAGAATACGGCTACGTGCGAGGTCTGCGATCTCCTGTGCGGGAAAGGTGAGATAGACGAAGCCAAGTGTCTCACCCTGTGCGGCTAAGGGGATGCAGACATAGTTCTCGGGTGGTTCGCCGGCGAAGTGACTACAGTTGATCGCGGAGTGACCGGGAGAACGCCAGCGCAGATGCCCGGCCCGCAAGCCGCAACAGGCATCGGAAGCGAAGCCGTCGGCCAGCGAGATGGGATTGTTCCACGAAGCTGCGATCTCCAACATGCTGCGCGAATTGTTCGTGATCAGGGTTGCACCGCTGCTTCCGGGGACAAGCGCCTGCAGGTGACGGCAGGTGCAGGCCTGGGCCTCGGCTGCAGTAACGCACAGGTGCAACTCGTCGCGCGTAGCTTTCAGAAGAGCGGCCTCGCCTCCACGGCGCTCGAGCGCCTCGATGGTGGCTTCGAGGTGATCGTTGGCGACGGACAACTGCTTCTCAAACGACCGGCGGCGCAGAGCATCTCGAATGAGAAACCAAAAAAGGACAACCAGCACTACCAGTAAGAGGCCAAGGTAACCGGCGCCCGCAAGCAGGCTTCGAACGCTGCTGTCCTGCGATTCGTTGGAGCGCTCTTTCAATAATCCGCGCTCCTCCTGCTGAATCACATCGAGGACGTGGTGGCAGGCCAGAATCTCCTGATCGGGAACCGTCTTCGATTGCCGGGCAGTCTCCACCGCATGAGTTAGCACGACGACCGAGGTTTCCAACTCGTCTGCGTGATGCCGTTGGGAGGCATTGTCCTGAAAGAGATTTTGCAGGGTGACGACACCGTTCTGGATAGCTGATAGAGAGGATTCCGCAGTACGCAGATAATTTATATCTCCGGTCGCCTGAAACAGTTGCATGCTGGAGCTGAGCCGATCAAGCCGCTGCGATTCCATCTGGATATTGCTGAGAACGGTTTGAGAGTGATCCAGCCAGTTACGAATCTCGATCAGGTGCCGCGTGTTCGAGTAGACGATCAGCCCCCCGCCTACTGTAAAGATGAACGCTCCAATGGCGGACAGGAGCAGCAGAGGGATCACCTTACTGGGCTTAAGAGGAGCGTGTCGAGAGGAGAAAAGTTCAGTCAATTTTATGTCCCTGACACGTATCTTCAACGTGATTCTCACCTAGCGTATCGCGAATATAGCCAGAACAGGCTGATACGAAAGCGGTAGTGCTACCCGGAGATTACACCCGTCACGACTTTTAATGTCGATCCAACGCCTTTCGCAGCTCCGGCTCCAGGTTTCCTCCGCTCAAAATGACGGCAACTTTGCGCACACGGGGGAGCTCGTCAGCATGGTACAAGGCTGCGGCAAGAGCCACCGCACCGCTGGGTTCGGGAACCAGCTTGGTAACCGACAACAGAGTTCGCATGGCCGACAAAATCTCGTCCTCTGTTACGGCGACGATTCCGTCCACATAGGCCAGGACGTGCTCGAAGTTGAGCGCGCCAAGGCTCTGGGTGCGGAGGCCGTCTCCGATGGTCCGGGTCGTCTTCTCTGCGGGCCACTTGATCAATTGCCTGGCCTCGAAGCTCTCCTTCGCATCTGCCGCCAGCTCCGGCTCTGCGCCCCAGACTTGCACGGCCGACGTGGTCAGTTTTACGGCTGCCCCGGTTCCGCTCAAAAGGCCACCTCCACTTACCGGTGCAACGATCAGATCAACGCTGGGCAACTGCTCCAAAATCTCCATCGCACAGGTTGCCTGTCCGGCGATGATGGCGGCATGGTCGTAGGGTGGAATGACGGCATAACCAAACTGCGCAGCAAGCTCTTCGGCTTTGGCTTGTCGCTCGGAAGATGATGGCCCCACGGTAACGATCTCGGCGCCAAGAGCTTTTGTTGCCGCCTTCTTGATCTCCGGGGTGTTGTCGGGCATGACGATGACGGCCTTTGCGCCGAGTGCTCGCGCGGCGTAGGCGACGCCCTGGGCATGATTGCCGCTGGAGTAGGTGATTACCCCGCGTTCCAATGCCTCGGGCGACAATTGCGCCACCATGTTGTACGCTCCGCGAAGCTTAAAGCTGCCGATGGGCTGCTCACTCTCCGCCTTGATATAGATGTCGAAGTCCGGCTCGGGAAGTTTTGCCATTCTCAGACGAGCACGCTCCAGCCGGTAGAGTGGAGTTCGCACCGCCACTCCCGTGAGCCTCTGCTTCGCTGCGCGAATCTCATCGAGCGTTACCAGGTCACTCATCTCTCATCCTTGGTCTTCGGTCTTCAAAAAATCCGGCCCAGCCCGAAGTACCACTTATAGTGTCCGCTACCGCCGATGCTGCCGCCACCATAGACAGGCCCGATCAGCGTCTTCATCACCACGATGGCGGTTCCATCGTTAGGCACGTCCGGCGTGCCCGAGTTGCCGCCGTTAATCTTGCCTATCTCGTAGAAGCCACCTGCATAAATTGCGTCGCCGAAGATGGGGTTCAGATGCGACAGCCGAACCAGGTAGCCCGCCTGTCCGAGAAAATAGTCCTCACCCAGCAGCTCACCGCGGTCGTAGGCAGTCAAGCGCAGAGGACCGCCCAACGAAAATCCAGCAAGTCCAAGATTCGTTGCGCCGAAACTTGTGCCTCCGCTCGCGGTACCAAAGATAATGCCGCGTTTGCCTGATGGGATAAAGTGCTCCGTCGTTACATTCAACTGCGAGAGCCCATCGCTTGAATTGGGCCTTTGGGTGTAATAGCTGAAGTTCGAACGTATCTCAGAGCCCCTGGACGGCAGCATCACCTCATCCTGCCCCAGATATTGAAACCGTACCGACGTGACCAGAGGGGTAAGGCTGAACTCCTGCCCGATCGGATTTCCGACGATGCGGCGCTCGCCGAACCACTGATAGTCTTCGCCTGCGCGCAGCTCAGTCCTTGCATTGAACTGGTAGCCCACGTCGACGCCCAGCCCATTTCTACGCTGCTTGAACTGCGCCAACTGAGCGCTGCCTGAGTAGTAGCCGGTCTCCGAATGCGTCACATAAGCGTGCGGGGCAACGAACCATCGCGAGGTCAGCGTCAGCGACTTGTAAAGCTCCGCGTCGAAACCCGCAACCTGCCCGACCATGCCATCGATCCGCAGCTCCGAACGCGGACCGGCAACATCCAGAAATGTGGCCCTTGCGCCGAACCCAAGCTGAATGTCATTTGAGTCGTTAGACAAAAGGGTCAATCCCAGATTCAGAAACGGCGGAGCGTAGTCCTTCGATCGGGGTCGAATCAACAATCCTGGCTTGCCGTTCTCGTCGATCAGGTTGTAATTGATGATCGAGTAGGTTCCAGTGCCCTCGAGGTCAGAGATCGTCTGCTCAATCGCCGTTGTATCGACAGGCTTACCAACAAACTTTTTAAACGAAGCGGCAACTTCCGACTGCGCCGCGCCTTTCAGTCCATAAACGTCCACAAACTGAGGCACGGGAACCTCCGTGCGCCGCCGCTCATTGCGGTTCGCTAAATACGTCTTCCAGTCCGCATCGTCGAGAGCATATTTTTCGAGCGCCGCAGCCTGCGTTTCTGCGGCCTCTTTGCCCAGAGGAATAATCACGGAACTCTTATCGAAATCAGTTGCGCTGAACTTGCTGACGTCAGCCCTGATCAGCACCGTAGCATTCTTCATGCTGGCCTGTTCATTCGCCGCCACCATGATCGACACATTTCTGCCGGCGACGGCCAGCGGGGAGCTTAGGCTCTCCGGCTTAATCGGCCCAGTGTCCAGATACACCGCAATCACAATGTCCGCGCCCATGGCACGCGCCACGTCTACGGGAAGATTATCGACTGCCGCACCATCGGAGTAGATTTCATCGCCATGCTGTACGGGTGCGAACATGCCGGGAATCGACATCGTCGCACGCATGGCCTGCGCCAGCGAGCCGTCATCGAAGACATGTTTCTTGCCAGTCACAATCTCGGTGGCTACGCAGCGGAATGGGATAGGAAGATCGTCAAAGCTCTTTAGATCGTAGTAGGGCATCAGGGTACGGTCGAAGAGCAGACCTACCGCTGCGCCAGAGTTCAACCCCCTTGGCACGCTGATTCCATGCTTCAGCCCAAACTCCAATCGATTGGGGTATGCGAGCCTGTCTTCTTTCCTGCGATAGCTCAACGCCTGAAACGGAACCTGGCCGCTCAACACGCCGGGCCAGTGAATCCGTCCGACGAACGACTTGATGTCGTCGGGGCTGTTGCCCGCGGCATAGAGGCCGCCAACGAGGCCGCCCATACTGGTCCCGGCCACATAATCTACCGGAATGTGATGCGCCTCCAACCACTCGATTGCGCCGATGTGCGCGAAGCCCAGCGCCCCGCCGCCCTCAAGCACCAGCCCAATGGTTGGCCGTTTCGGGGGAATAATCTTCGGCTTCTGTGCCGCCATGACCGATAGCCCCGGCAGAAGAGCCATGCAGCCTAACCCAAGAAGAATTCTTCGAGAAAAAGCGCTCTTAGCAAAAGAGATCATCTGCACATAAATCTATCAGCAACCCCTCTTCGACGGGCGATCGCAGGTACCTTCAGCGATTACACCGCAGTTACACTTTGGTTGCTTCAGAGGAAGCGACCGATGTTCCCCTTCCTTCGTAACGTATGATCCCTTTGATACAGAGGGGCAGGACAGATGTGCTTTTCAGCCACTGCAAACTTCACGGGGAGCGCCATTCTGGGAGCAATCGGAGTCGCTACCCTGGCCGAGGTGAAACACCGGCGCGCGTTCATGTTTGCAGCCATGCCTTTGTTGTTTGCCGCGCATCAGTTCATCGAAGGATTCGTGTGGCTTGGCCTGGATAACATTCTGCCGTCGTACGTCGCTCACGATGCCGGGGCTGCCTTTGTGCTGTACGCGCAGGGACTGTTGCCCTTTCTGCTGCCCTTGAGCGTGTACCTCATCGAGCCGACGCGCTACAGACAAAAGCGCATGCTCTGGTTCGTGCTGCTGGGTGGCTGCCTGGCGTTGTATATTCTGTGGGGACTTACTGCCTATCCCTTGCAGGTCTCCGCTCAAGGCCACAGCATCGTCTACTTCAATCCGGTGACGACAACGTCGGCAGTTGCCGTA
This genomic interval carries:
- the lysC gene encoding lysine-sensitive aspartokinase 3 — its product is MSTVREQLVVMKFGGTSVEDAKAIERTAAIVRGRRERGLEAVVVVSAMAKVTDQLLAAAAAAGRDDKAGALAISARLRHRHIDTAADLLDGERFVQLQPAVNHEFDALDDLLRGIAAVGELTARTNDLVVSFGERLSSRMVAAAFEQHGLQGAHVDARTCIVTDDNYGKAVPQEGATESKLTELVLPLIQAGQTPVMGGFIGATAEGITTTLGRGGSDYTAALVGGGMHAGAIEIWTDVNGIMTTDPRICPDALRVKTISFEEAAELAYFGAKVLHPATILPAVQKSIPVWVLNSRNAENEGTKITAMAPKCASPFKSIAAKKRLTIIDVVASRMLMSHGYLKAVFDVFDKYKCAIDMVSTSEVSISLTVDSNEKLPEICEELGRIADVKYEGRKALVCLVGEDIRGHNGIAGQVFSAVSHINVRMISQGASEINMSFMIDEEDVEEAVRSLHKQFFADPDETVFDVAARVPVAVKA
- a CDS encoding 2,3,4,5-tetrahydropyridine-2,6-dicarboxylate N-succinyltransferase, which codes for MSLDGTLQERIEHWFAQGAAAVGNKEAEAAFLELRRGLEAGELRSAEPDDSPLGWRVNAWIKRGILLGFRLGALVEMGSTEGLSFVDKETYPARRFAVEDGVRVVPGGSSVRAGAFVSKGVVLMPPAYINVGAYVDEGTMVDSHALVGSCAQIGKMVHLSAAAQIGGVLEPVNASPVIIEDGVLVGGNTGVYEGTVVRKRAVLAAGTVLTRGTPVYDLVRGEVYKATAEMPLIIPEGAVVVPGSRAVNKGKGQEWGLSISAPVIVKYRDEKTELSLVLEDILR
- the dapB gene encoding 4-hydroxy-tetrahydrodipicolinate reductase, which encodes MRILVLGQGKTGKLVAAIAAERGHGVHVLDAKENANASALTPPFVAGFDVVIDFTAPEAVGQNMRACLATGAKMVIGTTGWYDKLPDMKALADRKQAGLLYGTNFSIGVQVLFQLAAKLGESLKNAGYQFSIEETHHVTKLDSPSGTAITLATVVETASGYQKVPIESKREGDAPGTHVLVAQSDADRLTLTHESFSRRGFAEGAVRAAEWLSSRKGCYDFQNIYTQI
- a CDS encoding aminopeptidase; protein product: MSTMEAVTAKFADLAFDQKLDRLAEVAVKVGLGLRAGQELIMSAPMEALPLVRRITEHAYKAGALLVTTFYGDDPSVLARFAYAPDASFDYAPKWLQDGIAEGFRSGAARLAIAGANPALLAKQDPAKVARANVAASKAGKPAMELITRHEINWTIIAYATPEWAKLVFPNDPEDVAVAKLWEAIFVASRINADDPVVEWQQHGERLKKRVDLLNAKRFSALHFKGPGTDLTVGLADDHLWAGGGTTAGNGVYCQPNIPTEECFTTSHMNRANGTVRASKPLSHQGTLIENITVRFDGGKIVEATATAGEDVLNRLISTDDGARRLGEVALVPHSSPIAQSGVLFWNTLFDENAASHIALGQAYSTCLIGGEKMDAEELAKRGANASLIHVDWMIGSGAMDVDGIAADGTAEPLMRKGEWV
- a CDS encoding DoxX family protein, which codes for MTGRIILAVLFMLSGILHFVLPQPYLRIMPPYLPSPSLLVGISGVAEILGGIGLLIPPTRHLAAWGLVALLIAVLPANIYTATAHLALPGLAGQSWVQWLRIPLQIPLVYWAWLYTRG
- the dapA gene encoding 4-hydroxy-tetrahydrodipicolinate synthase, which translates into the protein MELMGCGTALVTPFRKDGGVDEPALHALVNWQIESGIDFLVPCGTTGEASTLTEAEWLRVIELVVATTAGRVPVFAGCTHNATHEAVAKARKLAQVHGLTGILTANPYYNRPGQEGQYQHFRAVAEAVDLPVLLYNIPGRTGANLEPATVLRLAELPNVIGIKESSGNLAQITELLTTAPRNFKVFAGDDGIALPVISLGGSGLISVASNAIPGQMSRMIGAAMENDWVGARRINRQFFQLMQAHFWEANPAPIKAVLSLLGRCEDVLRLPMVPVSAATRRKLECMVGELGLLVGVPGTGEDLRMF